GGCCCCGATGAGCCACCGTTTCGCCCTTCGCGTTTACTACGAGGACACCGACCTCGCGGGAATCGTCTACTACGCCAACTATCTGAAGTTCATCGAGCGCGGCCGCAGCGAATGGGTCCGCGGAAAGGGCATCGACCAGGGCCGGCTGCGCGACGAGACGGGGATCGTCTTCGCCGTCCGCCGGGTCGAGGCCGATTACCTGCGTCCGGCCCGCTTCGACGACCTGCTCGAGGTCGAGACCCGGCTGGTCGAGACCGGCGGCGCGCGCATCGTGCTGGATCAGGAGGTCTGGCGCGACGACGAGAAGCTTTTCGCCGCGCGCGTGGTGCTGGTATGTCTGGATGCAGAGGGCCGGGCGGCCCGGCTTCCGGCGGATGTCCGCCAGCGCCTCGGCTGAGAGGCGCCATCAGGGGTCGCAGCGACAGGTGGCACCCATTTGCCACTTGACGCAG
This portion of the Rhodobacter sp. CZR27 genome encodes:
- the ybgC gene encoding tol-pal system-associated acyl-CoA thioesterase, coding for MSHRFALRVYYEDTDLAGIVYYANYLKFIERGRSEWVRGKGIDQGRLRDETGIVFAVRRVEADYLRPARFDDLLEVETRLVETGGARIVLDQEVWRDDEKLFAARVVLVCLDAEGRAARLPADVRQRLG